In Elaeis guineensis isolate ETL-2024a chromosome 1, EG11, whole genome shotgun sequence, a genomic segment contains:
- the LOC105060190 gene encoding CBL-interacting serine/threonine-protein kinase 5: MGKEEERGEVRNAVFGKYEMGRLLGQGTFAKVYHGRDLRSGEGVAIKVINKDQVRREAGMTDQIQREISVMRLVRHPHVVELKEVMATKTRIFFVMEYVRGGELFAKVLRGRLPENQARRYFQQLISAVDFCHSRGVSHRDLKPENLLLDEAGNLKVSDFGLSALPEQLRHDGLLHTQCGTPAYVAPEVLRKRGYDGARADLWSCGVILFVLLAGFLPFQDENLMRMYRKVFKAEYQIPPWFSADARRLVSRLLVADPEKRISIPAIVKLPWFQKGFSRAIPSPISIPAAAPPSSPDKEEGEKEVNSPRFYNAFELISAMSSGFDLSNLFENRRRVGTVFTSRWSAGAIVERLEQVGRALGFRVARGKACKVRLEGKAEGRKGRLDVTAEVFEVAPEVAVVEFSKSAGDTLEYVKFCEEDVRPGLKDIVWTWQGDDIPNETPSQTL, translated from the coding sequence atgggGAAGGAGGAAGAAAGGGGCGAGGTAAGGAACGCGGTGTTCGGCAAGTACGAGATGGGGCGGCTCCTGGGGCAGGGGACCTTCGCCAAGGTGTACCACGGCCGGGACCTTCGTTCCGGTGAGGGCGTGGCCATCAAGGTGATCAACAAGGACCAGGTCCGGCGGGAGGCCGGCATGACGGACCAGATCCAGCGGGAGATCTCGGTGATGCGCCTGGTCCGCCACCCACACGTGGTGGAGCTCAAGGAGGTCATGGCCACCAAAACCCGCATCTTTTTCGTCATGGAGTACGTCCGCGGTGGCGAGCTCTTCGCAAAGGTCCTCCGCGGCCGCCTCCCGGAGAACCAGGCCCGCCGCTACTTCCAGCAGCTCATCTCCGCCGTCGACTTCTGCCACAGCCGCGGCGTCTCCCACCGCGACCTCAAGCCCGAGAATCTCCTCCTCGACGAGGCCGGCAACCTCAAGGTGTCCGACTTCGGGCTCTCCGCGCTCCCGGAGCAGCTCCGCCACGACGGCCTCCTCCACACCCAGTGCGGCACGCCGGCCTACGTGGCGCCGGAGGTCCTCCGGAAGCGCGGCTACGACGGCGCCCGGGCCGACCTCTGGTCCTGCGGCGTCATCCTCTTCGTCCTCCTCGCCGGCTTCCTACCCTTCCAGGACGAGAACCTGATGCGGATGTACCGCAAGGTGTTTAAGGCCGAGTACCAGATCCCGCCCTGGTTCTCCGCCGACGCCCGCCGCCTCGTCTCCCGCCTCCTCGTCGCCGATCCGGAGAAGCGCATCTCCATCCCGGCCATCGTGAAGCTCCCCTGGTTCCAGAAGGGTTTCTCCCGCGCGATCCCGTCGCCGATCTCGATTCCGGCGGCGGCACCGCCGTCTTCGCCGGATAAGGAGGAAGGGGAGAAGGAGGTGAACTCACCGAGGTTCTACAACGCGTTCGAGCTGATATCGGCGATGTCGTCGGGGTTCGACCTGTCGAACCTGTTCGAGAACCGGCGGCGGGTGGGGACGGTGTTCACGTCGCGGTGGTCGGCGGGGGCGATCGTGGAGCGGTTGGAGCAGGTGGGACGGGCGCTGGGATTCAGGGTGGCACGGGGCAAGGCGTGCAAGGTGCGGCTGGAGGGGAAGGCGGAGGGGCGGAAGGGGCGGCTCGACGTCACGGCGGAGGTGTTCGAGGTAGCGCCGGAGGTGGCGGTGGTGGAATTCTCCAAGTCCGCCGGCGACACCCTGGAGTACGTGAAGTTCTGCGAGGAGGACGTCCGCCCGGGCCTCAAAGACATAGTCTGGACCTGGCAGGGGGACGACATCCCCAACGAAACCCCATCGCAGACCCTTTAA